The following are encoded together in the Kribbella sp. CA-293567 genome:
- a CDS encoding AAA domain-containing protein, which translates to MKDLVALAVSQGGLGNDALLAAVLPLFHATAEVHERGLVAPLRGLERITADDRTRLGFAPEDAGRPLIETAQLAAREGHRGAAVEVVAHRQVQLDLGESGGRQQVQVTEPVPEAITAPVLVPGWQSWEHVLGHHDPLTDIFSLGQLLLGLGCGLDLSEPESVAQLIGARGNYYRLAGSLHPVIVSVASQMAEPDRHHRAQDLRSLTEQLENYRDQPLDFDVDAITQGTADRREAVLTALRDRLFDLSRRNRLVNFRHTAQTVNLTEVSVPLMLDVRNIRAEQLFTWNADLAGLLVNGKAQTLGKWIRYDEAPYAAGALDKLISTARRDRAEYGQDQLRLVPAFLRWHDLKNDPDTRLTSPLVLVKVELAKKRGVRDSYTVRITDPVAEINPTLRHHLHQLYGIKLPARVDLTEPDALGVLHERLRAELQASEPGLQLHLRSKPRIDLVRQRAMVKLRSYRRRQHGNTANEFGGRRYPYSYRRSDYEPLGVQIFRNQLAVQELPLSVVFGEPRRPGAIETDTYVLETGDGSPYSWDVDLCAVALANFNYRTLGLVRDYDELLDTGRSCPSFDQLFSDRPRPLVSDPPELPTSERHLVVPADGSQVAAVARAQRGESFVIQGPPGTGKSQTITNMIADFVARGQRVLFVCQKRAALDVVHARLVSRRLDGLCTLIHDSQADKKAFVHGLRDTYEAWLAADDDLDPLTVRRDALVARVDRLLGTVGDFEAQLAAGTPSLRTVVGTLAELRSHEWGASLDAAQRRLIPAPSDWWTAREVVRELSTGLATADPASQGILARSPLSLIAPAVWSSPGADTEIPAIAAEARNAWSAVAAALTGLRAPDLADAPDLADALDAPDLADALDAPDLADALDAPDLADALDAPDVVDAPDTPDVVAHRERLDGVPTASQSRWQDVELGVIRRLAALGTSMLPLAERGRTGVLDSGSADSRELRAAAAEHDALLTAERAAWTETAGWTDPLPPADARSALLVAQSKEGGLLSFLSGDWRRVRSLVRSRFDGSTRAVQPSVVEILTTLLAAHDASAAVTGSAEKFSREWGTTNPADLAQTIQTMTQDPAVTAWLATLATPDQPGSTLSSAVVTALAQAGRVLAEAEAVTSRLLIDEYQQRTLEGVREVVEVLAGGGLVPVVQRLVPVMRRLGEAPAAVQAAVRELEATPDQLEYAVSALHWERARAATPLLGEVTSARLDSIVGELSLVYDELTKVNAEVVVSGVRRRFLTELAHSELSVTGMSPEDRERKKTFATGRRELEHEFGKVMRYKSIRDLASGASGRVVSLLRPVWLMSPSSVSDTLPLDTFFDVVIYDEASQIPVEEAIPALHRAPQVIVVGDQMQLPPTQYFRVTTPAADPDDEAEQVGVALSDDSFLAISALRLASTMLTWHYRSRSEALISFSNAAFYQGRLATIPDRLPARSAPPWTLRAGDESPSQVTEVVDGMLAGSITAVRVADGVYVRRTNPAEARWIAGLVRELLARDTGKSLGIVAFSEAQQGEIERALDELAEADPEFGTRYEAEQVRTRDEQDAGLFVKNLENVQGDERDVVIMSVCYAAGPDGRMLMNFGPINTSGGEKRLNVIFSRARQHMVIVSSIEPEAITNTYNDGANTLRRFLGYANAVSQANAEATRAALSHYPARATATSQVARSAVVEQLTQALRENGVIVETAVGESVFRCDLALRLPDDTGHRLAVLVDTPERLAADTLLERLTTHPRALATGGWRTHHVLTGDWNTAPDAVLARLLDTLKRPADD; encoded by the coding sequence ATGAAGGACCTGGTCGCGCTCGCCGTGTCGCAGGGCGGCCTCGGTAACGACGCGCTGCTGGCTGCCGTGCTGCCGCTGTTCCACGCGACCGCGGAGGTGCACGAGCGTGGGCTGGTGGCGCCGCTGCGTGGTCTCGAGCGGATTACCGCCGACGATCGCACCAGGCTGGGTTTCGCCCCCGAAGACGCCGGCCGGCCGTTGATCGAGACCGCTCAGCTCGCCGCCAGGGAAGGGCATCGCGGTGCCGCGGTCGAGGTCGTGGCACATCGGCAGGTGCAGCTGGATCTCGGCGAGAGCGGCGGCCGGCAGCAGGTGCAGGTGACCGAGCCGGTGCCGGAGGCGATCACCGCGCCGGTGCTCGTGCCGGGCTGGCAGAGCTGGGAGCACGTGCTCGGTCATCACGATCCGCTGACCGACATCTTCAGCCTCGGGCAGCTCCTGCTGGGCCTCGGCTGCGGCCTCGACCTGTCGGAGCCGGAGTCCGTCGCCCAGCTGATCGGGGCCCGCGGCAACTACTACCGGCTGGCCGGCTCGCTCCATCCGGTGATCGTGTCGGTCGCGTCCCAGATGGCCGAGCCCGACCGTCATCACCGCGCCCAGGATCTGCGCTCACTGACCGAGCAGCTGGAGAACTACCGCGACCAGCCGCTCGACTTCGACGTCGACGCGATCACGCAGGGCACCGCCGACCGGCGGGAAGCAGTGCTGACCGCCTTGCGGGACAGGCTTTTCGACCTCTCCCGGCGCAACCGGCTGGTCAACTTCCGGCACACCGCCCAGACGGTCAACCTCACCGAGGTCTCCGTGCCGCTGATGCTCGACGTCCGCAACATCCGCGCCGAGCAGCTTTTCACCTGGAACGCCGACCTCGCCGGTCTGCTGGTCAACGGCAAGGCCCAGACCCTCGGCAAGTGGATCCGGTACGACGAGGCGCCGTACGCCGCGGGCGCGCTGGACAAGCTGATCTCGACGGCCAGACGCGACCGCGCGGAGTACGGGCAGGACCAGTTGCGGCTCGTCCCGGCGTTCCTGCGCTGGCACGACCTCAAGAACGATCCCGACACCCGGCTGACGTCGCCGCTGGTGCTGGTGAAGGTCGAGCTCGCGAAGAAGCGGGGCGTGCGCGACTCCTACACGGTGCGGATCACCGATCCGGTGGCCGAGATCAACCCGACGCTGCGGCATCACCTGCACCAGTTGTACGGGATCAAGCTGCCGGCTCGGGTGGATCTGACCGAGCCGGACGCCCTCGGCGTACTGCACGAGCGGTTGCGGGCCGAGTTGCAGGCCTCGGAGCCGGGGCTGCAGTTGCACCTGCGGTCGAAGCCCCGGATCGACCTGGTCCGGCAGCGCGCGATGGTGAAGCTGCGCAGCTACCGCCGTCGGCAGCACGGGAACACGGCGAACGAGTTCGGCGGCCGACGCTACCCGTACTCCTACCGCCGGTCGGACTACGAGCCGCTCGGGGTCCAGATCTTCCGCAATCAGCTTGCGGTGCAGGAGTTGCCGCTGAGTGTGGTGTTCGGCGAGCCGCGGCGGCCAGGAGCGATCGAGACCGACACCTACGTGCTGGAGACCGGCGACGGCAGCCCGTACTCGTGGGACGTCGATCTGTGCGCGGTCGCCTTGGCCAACTTCAACTACCGGACACTCGGGCTCGTGCGCGACTACGACGAACTGCTGGACACCGGGCGGTCCTGTCCGTCGTTCGACCAGTTGTTCTCGGACCGACCCCGGCCGTTGGTCTCCGACCCGCCGGAACTGCCGACGTCCGAGCGGCATCTGGTGGTGCCTGCGGACGGTTCGCAGGTGGCTGCGGTGGCCCGCGCGCAACGCGGCGAGAGCTTCGTCATCCAGGGACCGCCGGGGACCGGTAAGTCCCAGACGATCACCAACATGATCGCCGACTTCGTGGCGCGCGGTCAGCGGGTGCTGTTCGTCTGCCAGAAGCGCGCGGCGCTCGACGTCGTCCACGCGCGGCTGGTGAGCCGGCGCCTGGACGGACTCTGCACGCTGATCCACGACTCCCAAGCCGACAAGAAGGCGTTCGTGCACGGGTTGCGCGACACCTACGAAGCCTGGCTCGCCGCGGACGATGATCTCGACCCCCTGACCGTACGCCGCGACGCGCTGGTGGCTCGCGTCGATCGGCTGCTCGGCACCGTCGGTGACTTCGAAGCCCAGCTTGCCGCCGGGACACCCTCGCTTCGCACTGTCGTCGGCACTCTGGCCGAGCTGCGCTCGCACGAGTGGGGCGCTTCGCTCGACGCCGCCCAGCGCCGCCTGATCCCGGCTCCGAGTGACTGGTGGACAGCTCGCGAGGTCGTCCGCGAGCTCTCGACAGGCCTGGCCACCGCAGACCCGGCCAGCCAGGGCATTCTCGCCCGCAGCCCGCTGAGCCTCATCGCCCCGGCCGTCTGGTCGTCGCCCGGAGCCGACACCGAGATTCCCGCGATCGCGGCCGAAGCCCGCAACGCCTGGTCGGCAGTCGCCGCCGCGCTCACCGGTCTCCGCGCGCCCGACCTGGCTGACGCGCCCGACCTCGCTGACGCGCTCGACGCGCCCGACCTGGCTGACGCGCTCGACGCGCCCGACCTGGCTGACGCGCTCGACGCGCCCGACCTGGCTGACGCGCTCGACGCGCCTGACGTGGTTGACGCGCCTGACACGCCTGACGTGGTTGCCCACCGCGAACGGCTGGACGGAGTGCCGACCGCGTCCCAGAGCCGGTGGCAGGACGTCGAGCTCGGAGTCATCCGGCGACTGGCTGCGCTCGGGACGAGCATGTTGCCCCTCGCCGAGCGCGGCAGGACCGGCGTACTCGACAGCGGTTCGGCGGACTCTCGTGAGCTTCGTGCCGCCGCGGCCGAGCATGATGCCTTGTTGACGGCCGAGCGCGCCGCGTGGACCGAGACGGCAGGCTGGACCGACCCCCTTCCGCCGGCCGACGCGCGCTCTGCGCTTCTCGTTGCCCAAAGCAAAGAAGGCGGCCTGCTCTCCTTCCTCTCCGGTGATTGGCGGCGGGTGAGGTCTCTGGTCCGTTCCCGCTTCGACGGCTCCACCCGGGCGGTCCAGCCATCGGTGGTCGAGATTCTCACCACGCTGCTGGCGGCCCACGACGCTTCCGCCGCCGTGACCGGCAGCGCCGAAAAGTTCAGCCGCGAGTGGGGCACGACCAACCCGGCCGACCTGGCTCAGACGATCCAGACCATGACACAGGATCCGGCCGTAACCGCATGGCTCGCCACTCTGGCCACCCCCGACCAGCCGGGCAGCACACTCTCCAGCGCGGTCGTCACGGCGCTCGCGCAGGCGGGACGCGTCCTGGCAGAGGCGGAGGCGGTGACGTCGCGCTTGCTGATCGACGAGTACCAGCAGCGGACGCTCGAAGGTGTGCGCGAGGTGGTCGAGGTGCTGGCCGGCGGCGGATTGGTGCCGGTGGTGCAGCGACTGGTCCCGGTGATGCGCCGCTTGGGCGAAGCGCCGGCTGCCGTGCAGGCCGCCGTACGGGAGTTGGAGGCGACTCCCGACCAACTCGAGTACGCCGTGTCCGCACTGCACTGGGAGCGGGCTCGCGCGGCGACACCGCTGCTCGGTGAGGTGACCTCCGCGCGGCTCGACTCGATCGTCGGCGAGCTGAGCCTGGTGTACGACGAGCTGACCAAGGTCAACGCCGAGGTGGTGGTGTCCGGCGTACGGCGCCGCTTCCTGACCGAGCTCGCCCACTCCGAGCTCAGCGTGACCGGCATGTCGCCGGAGGACCGCGAACGCAAGAAGACCTTCGCCACCGGCCGGCGCGAACTGGAGCACGAGTTCGGCAAGGTGATGCGCTACAAGTCGATCCGCGATCTCGCCTCCGGCGCGTCCGGCCGGGTCGTCTCGCTGCTTCGCCCGGTCTGGCTGATGAGTCCGTCGTCGGTCTCCGACACCCTGCCCCTGGACACCTTCTTCGACGTCGTCATCTACGACGAGGCCAGTCAGATCCCGGTCGAGGAGGCGATACCTGCCCTGCACCGCGCTCCCCAGGTGATTGTCGTCGGCGACCAGATGCAGCTGCCACCCACGCAGTACTTCCGGGTCACCACCCCGGCCGCGGATCCCGACGACGAGGCCGAGCAGGTCGGGGTCGCCCTGTCCGACGACAGCTTCCTGGCGATCAGCGCGCTACGGCTCGCCTCGACGATGCTGACCTGGCACTACCGCAGCCGCTCCGAGGCCCTGATCTCCTTCAGCAACGCGGCGTTCTACCAGGGGCGGCTCGCCACCATCCCCGATCGGTTGCCGGCCCGTTCCGCGCCCCCGTGGACGCTCCGCGCGGGAGACGAGTCACCGTCCCAGGTCACCGAGGTGGTCGACGGGATGCTGGCCGGCAGCATCACCGCGGTACGGGTGGCCGACGGCGTCTACGTCCGGCGGACCAATCCGGCGGAGGCACGGTGGATCGCCGGGCTGGTCCGCGAGCTGCTGGCGCGCGACACCGGCAAGAGCCTGGGGATCGTCGCGTTCTCGGAGGCCCAGCAGGGCGAGATCGAGCGGGCCCTGGACGAGCTGGCCGAGGCCGATCCGGAGTTCGGCACGCGGTACGAGGCCGAGCAGGTCCGCACCCGCGACGAGCAGGACGCCGGTCTGTTCGTGAAGAACCTGGAGAACGTCCAGGGCGACGAGCGCGACGTCGTCATCATGAGCGTCTGCTACGCGGCCGGACCGGACGGGCGGATGCTGATGAACTTCGGCCCGATCAACACCTCGGGTGGCGAGAAGCGGCTGAACGTCATCTTCAGCCGGGCCCGTCAGCACATGGTGATCGTCAGCAGCATCGAGCCGGAAGCGATCACCAACACCTACAACGACGGCGCCAACACCCTGCGCCGCTTCCTCGGCTACGCCAAC